Proteins encoded by one window of Syntrophales bacterium:
- a CDS encoding PAS domain S-box protein — translation MKDPAEEIAALKRRIRELEKADDDRRQAEKALRESEERYRTLVEQANDIVFQTDARGHFTFVNPAALRISGYREEELVGRHFSALIRPDALDMVTRHFGLQYVKEISNTYLEYPIVKKDGQDLWLGQNTQLLFQEGEAIAFQAVARDITERKRAEETLRESERKYRLLADNSTDVIWTMTLDGRFTYVSPSVKSLSGYTPEEVLEIPFHEYVVKSCVEPAMTELAAQLAKPPAERARSMTLEIQQYCKDGSVKDIEITACWLLDDDGNSVGVQGSTRDITDRKKIEEQYRLLIENSHDIIYTLSLDGIFTYVSPSWTELLGHHPEQVIGTSFQPLIHPDDLDVCLQALQGAVEKGERQAGVEYRIRHADGSWRWHTSNGVPLRDASGRIVAFEGSCSDITERKRMEEALRESEEQYRLVVENAEEAISIAQEGRHCFINRRAVEIIGRPKEEILSKPFLDFVQPDDRKMIAERYRKRMKGEHVPSVYTFRLLAGDGSIKLVEIHVTPISWQGQPATLNFFNDITDRKLAEDALRESETRYQAFFETTGATMLIVEDDMTISLANKRFEGLTGYRREEVEGNRKWTEFVEKEDLEKMIVRHKVRRTNSDDVEKSYEFRLRHRDGSVKHILLTVGLIPGTKQSVASLIDITEQRNADEERRRLEERLQHADKMEAIGTLAGGIAHDFNNLLMGIQGYASLTLLDLDPSHPHYERLKRIEEQVQSGTDLTRQLLGFARGGRYEVKPTDMNEIVKKTSSMFGRTKKEIAIHRKYDRKLWSVEADRGQMEQIFMNLYVNAWQAMPGGGKIYLATENVLLDETKAQLMSVFPGKYVKITITDTGTGMDAKTRERIFDPFFTTKAMGRGTGLGLAMVYGIVKGHGGMIHAESEPGHGSTFTILLPASEREVVTEAKEAGTIKKGSETILLVDDEPMVAEVTGELLTSLGYRVYIAGSGQEAVAVYMTKRNEIDLVILDMIMPGLSGGETFDRLRTVDPEVKVLLSSGYSIDGEANTIMERGCNGFLQKPFQLQKLSGKLREVLD, via the coding sequence ATGAAAGATCCGGCAGAGGAAATTGCCGCGCTGAAGCGGAGAATCCGGGAGCTGGAAAAGGCGGATGACGATCGCCGTCAGGCCGAGAAGGCCCTGCGCGAGAGTGAAGAGCGTTATCGGACGCTGGTGGAACAGGCAAACGACATCGTCTTCCAGACCGACGCCAGGGGGCATTTCACATTTGTGAACCCGGCGGCGCTCCGCATTTCGGGATACCGTGAAGAAGAACTCGTGGGGAGGCATTTCTCGGCTCTGATCCGGCCGGATGCACTTGACATGGTGACCCGTCACTTCGGTCTCCAGTATGTGAAGGAAATCTCCAACACGTATCTGGAGTATCCCATTGTCAAGAAAGACGGCCAGGACCTCTGGCTCGGGCAGAATACGCAGCTTCTCTTTCAGGAGGGAGAAGCCATCGCCTTTCAGGCCGTGGCCCGGGACATTACCGAGCGGAAGCGGGCCGAGGAGACCCTGCGGGAGAGCGAGCGGAAATACCGCCTCCTCGCCGACAATTCGACCGACGTGATCTGGACCATGACACTGGACGGCCGCTTCACCTACGTCAGTCCTTCCGTCAAGTCGCTCAGCGGCTACACCCCCGAGGAGGTCCTGGAGATTCCCTTCCATGAATACGTGGTGAAATCCTGCGTGGAGCCGGCCATGACCGAGCTGGCCGCGCAGCTGGCAAAGCCCCCGGCGGAGCGCGCCCGGTCCATGACGCTGGAGATCCAGCAGTACTGCAAGGACGGGTCGGTCAAGGACATCGAGATTACCGCCTGCTGGCTGCTCGACGATGACGGAAACTCGGTCGGGGTGCAGGGAAGCACGCGGGACATTACGGACCGGAAAAAGATCGAGGAGCAGTACCGCCTGCTGATCGAGAACAGCCATGACATCATCTACACACTGAGCCTGGACGGCATCTTCACGTATGTCTCCCCCAGCTGGACCGAACTCCTGGGCCACCATCCAGAACAGGTGATCGGAACATCCTTCCAGCCGCTCATCCATCCGGACGACCTCGACGTGTGCCTTCAGGCGCTGCAGGGGGCGGTCGAAAAGGGAGAGCGGCAGGCGGGGGTCGAATACCGCATCAGGCACGCCGACGGATCCTGGCGATGGCACACCTCCAACGGCGTTCCCTTGAGGGACGCCTCGGGCAGGATCGTCGCTTTCGAGGGAAGCTGCAGCGACATCACCGAGCGCAAGCGCATGGAAGAGGCGCTCAGGGAAAGCGAGGAGCAGTACCGCCTGGTCGTGGAGAACGCGGAGGAGGCCATCTCGATCGCCCAGGAGGGCAGGCATTGTTTCATCAATCGCCGCGCAGTGGAAATCATCGGCCGCCCGAAGGAGGAGATTCTGTCGAAGCCTTTCCTGGATTTTGTTCAACCCGACGACCGGAAGATGATCGCGGAGCGATACAGGAAAAGGATGAAAGGTGAGCATGTTCCCAGCGTATACACCTTCAGGCTCCTTGCCGGGGATGGATCGATCAAGTTGGTCGAGATTCATGTGACGCCGATTTCATGGCAGGGTCAGCCGGCCACCCTGAATTTCTTCAACGACATCACGGACCGAAAGCTGGCGGAGGATGCCCTGCGGGAATCGGAAACACGTTATCAGGCATTTTTCGAGACAACAGGGGCCACCATGCTGATCGTCGAGGATGACATGACCATCTCCCTGGCGAACAAACGGTTCGAGGGCCTGACGGGCTACCGGCGGGAGGAGGTGGAAGGAAATAGAAAATGGACGGAGTTTGTCGAGAAGGAAGACCTGGAGAAGATGATCGTCCGGCACAAGGTGCGGCGGACGAATTCGGATGACGTGGAAAAAAGCTACGAATTCCGGCTGCGGCACAGGGACGGCTCCGTGAAGCATATTCTCCTGACGGTCGGCCTGATCCCGGGGACGAAACAGAGCGTCGCCTCTCTCATCGACATCACCGAGCAGCGGAACGCCGACGAGGAGAGGCGGAGGCTGGAGGAGCGCCTGCAGCACGCCGACAAGATGGAGGCCATCGGCACGCTGGCCGGCGGCATCGCCCACGACTTCAACAACCTCCTCATGGGCATCCAGGGCTACGCATCGCTGACACTCCTGGACCTGGATCCGTCCCATCCCCATTATGAAAGGCTCAAGCGGATCGAGGAGCAGGTGCAGAGCGGCACGGACCTGACCAGGCAGCTCCTGGGCTTTGCCCGCGGGGGGCGGTACGAGGTGAAGCCCACCGACATGAACGAGATCGTGAAGAAGACCTCCTCCATGTTCGGGCGGACCAAGAAGGAGATCGCCATCCACCGGAAATACGACCGGAAGCTGTGGAGCGTCGAGGCCGACCGGGGCCAGATGGAGCAGATCTTCATGAATCTGTACGTGAACGCCTGGCAGGCCATGCCGGGAGGCGGGAAGATCTACCTGGCGACGGAGAACGTCCTTCTGGACGAGACGAAGGCCCAGTTGATGTCCGTCTTCCCCGGAAAATACGTAAAAATCACCATCACCGACACCGGTACGGGGATGGATGCGAAGACGAGGGAGCGGATCTTCGATCCCTTCTTCACGACCAAGGCAATGGGCAGGGGAACGGGCCTCGGACTGGCCATGGTCTACGGAATCGTCAAGGGGCACGGCGGCATGATTCACGCGGAGAGCGAGCCGGGCCACGGATCGACCTTCACCATTCTCCTGCCCGCATCGGAGAGGGAAGTCGTGACGGAGGCAAAGGAGGCCGGAACCATCAAGAAGGGAAGCGAGACGATCCTGCTGGTCGATGACGAACCCATGGTTGCGGAGGTGACGGGAGAGCTCCTGACTTCCCTCGGTTACAGGGTTTACATCGCCGGAAGCGGGCAGGAGGCCGTCGCCGTGTACATGACGAAAAGGAACGAGATCGACCTGGTCATCCTGGACATGATCATGCCTGGCCTCTCCGGAGGGGAGACCTTCGACCGCCTCCGGACCGTCGATCCGGAGGTAAAGGTTCTCCTTTCCAGCGGCTACAGCATCGACGGAGAAGCGAACACGATCATGGAACGGGGCTGCAACGGCTTCCTCCAGAAACCCTTTCAGCTCCAGAAGCTCTCCGGCAAGCTGAGGGAGGTTCTGGATTAG
- a CDS encoding DUF4412 domain-containing protein: MRRRFLILAAALIALLFYGTALALEFSADMVSTGKGGKGMVSKVYMKDKKFRWESKQEETYTISRQDLLKTWIVMPKQRSYMEVKFDPSKDQSPREKMSGEVSRKLIGTETINGHPAKKYEVTVQSGKRQTKSYQWLATDLNNFPIKQAAVDGSWGMEYRNIQMGGQPDSLFEEPKGFKKMDMPGMPRAPRR, from the coding sequence ATGAGAAGGCGTTTTCTTATCCTGGCAGCGGCGCTGATTGCGCTCCTGTTCTACGGCACGGCGCTGGCGCTGGAGTTCTCGGCGGACATGGTCAGTACCGGCAAGGGCGGCAAAGGGATGGTCTCGAAGGTTTATATGAAGGATAAAAAGTTCCGCTGGGAATCGAAACAGGAGGAAACCTATACGATCTCCCGGCAGGACCTGCTGAAGACCTGGATCGTCATGCCGAAGCAGCGAAGCTACATGGAGGTGAAGTTCGATCCCTCCAAGGATCAGTCGCCCAGGGAGAAGATGTCAGGCGAAGTCAGCCGGAAGCTGATCGGTACGGAAACGATCAACGGGCACCCGGCGAAGAAATATGAAGTCACGGTACAGAGCGGGAAACGGCAGACGAAATCGTACCAGTGGCTGGCGACGGACCTGAACAATTTCCCCATCAAGCAGGCGGCAGTGGACGGAAGCTGGGGCATGGAATACCGGAACATCCAGATGGGTGGCCAGCCAGACAGCCTCTTCGAAGAGCCGAAAGGCTTCAAGAAGATGGACATGCCCGGCATGCCGCGCGCGCCGCGCCGCTGA